Proteins found in one Corynebacterium zhongnanshanii genomic segment:
- a CDS encoding NAD(P)H-dependent glycerol-3-phosphate dehydrogenase, with amino-acid sequence MQVAVMGAGSWGTTMAKVFADAGNQVRLWARRQEVSDEVNAQHTNSRYLGDITLPENLQASSDAGECLEQADIVVLGVPSQTLRDNLQQWRGYIGGAASVVSLAKGIEHSTGLRMSQVISDVADVEPERVAVLTGPNLAKEVAQGQPAATVVACVDEDRAKVIQSAAAAPYFRPYTNTDVIGCEIAGTSKNVIALGCGMAAGMGFGDNTAATVITRGLAETTRLALQLGADPRTLAGLAGMGDLVATCTSPLSRNRSFGVRMGKGDTPQQAAEATKGQVAEGVIASESIVALAAQHDVEVPIAEAVAAVCHHGMDVEDMVMSLLGRSRKSEL; translated from the coding sequence ATGCAGGTAGCGGTAATGGGTGCCGGGTCGTGGGGAACGACCATGGCCAAGGTGTTCGCAGATGCCGGCAATCAGGTTCGCCTGTGGGCTCGCCGGCAGGAAGTATCCGACGAAGTCAACGCCCAGCACACCAACTCCCGCTACCTCGGCGACATCACACTTCCCGAGAATCTCCAGGCCTCGTCTGATGCGGGGGAGTGCCTGGAGCAGGCGGACATCGTGGTGCTGGGTGTGCCCTCACAGACCCTGCGCGATAACCTCCAGCAGTGGCGGGGCTACATCGGCGGGGCGGCGTCGGTCGTTTCCCTGGCCAAGGGGATCGAGCACAGCACAGGGCTGCGCATGAGCCAAGTCATTTCGGACGTGGCCGACGTGGAGCCGGAACGCGTGGCTGTGTTGACGGGCCCGAACCTGGCGAAGGAAGTGGCCCAAGGCCAGCCCGCGGCAACCGTGGTGGCCTGCGTGGATGAGGATCGCGCCAAGGTCATTCAATCGGCCGCAGCGGCCCCGTACTTCCGCCCGTACACCAACACGGACGTCATTGGCTGCGAGATCGCCGGAACGTCGAAGAATGTGATCGCGTTGGGCTGTGGAATGGCCGCAGGCATGGGCTTTGGCGATAACACCGCGGCCACCGTCATTACCCGTGGCCTGGCGGAGACCACGCGTCTGGCGCTGCAGCTGGGCGCGGATCCTCGGACGTTGGCGGGTCTCGCCGGGATGGGGGACCTGGTGGCAACGTGCACCTCCCCGCTGTCGCGCAACCGCAGTTTCGGCGTCCGGATGGGCAAGGGGGACACCCCACAGCAGGCAGCGGAAGCCACGAAAGGTCAGGTTGCGGAGGGCGTGATTGCGTCGGAATCCATCGTTGCGCTGGCGGCCCAGCACGACGTGGAAGTGCCGATCGCCGAGGCAGTAGCCGCGGTGTGCCATCACGGCATGGATGTGGAGGACATGGTCATGTCCCTGCTTGGTCGCTCCCGGAAGTCCGAACTGTAG
- a CDS encoding D-alanine--D-alanine ligase family protein, which produces MTTTSRDSVTNPTATTTATPSATAGATAATQHDRTPLRVVVLYGGQSTEHSVSCISAGAIMDHLDPERYTVIPVGITQDGAWVPGQSDTAQLRAEGRTMPTVEDQGTHLMPVLGQAAGEPGELRVVTGQQAGETFASFDLVFPVLHGVNGEDGTVQGLLDLAGIPYVGNRVLASAAGMDKVFTKRLARVAGIPVGQEIVLEQQRPLTAEEQEQLGLPVFVKPARGGSSIGISKVDRWEDVDAAIDLAFAHDSKVLIESMIHGREVECGVLQHPDGSLVASVPAMLEGTEDGAEGFYGFDAKYVDSTVSASIPAPLTEEDTRQVQQWAIETFRALGCEGLARVDFFVTKNGPVLNEINTLPGFTPISMYPQMFLAQGMEYEQLLDTLIQRARVAR; this is translated from the coding sequence GTGACTACTACCTCCCGTGATTCTGTGACCAACCCGACCGCAACAACCACCGCAACGCCCAGCGCAACTGCCGGCGCCACCGCCGCTACACAGCACGACCGCACCCCCTTGCGCGTGGTGGTGCTCTACGGCGGCCAATCCACGGAGCACTCCGTGTCCTGCATTTCCGCCGGCGCGATCATGGACCACCTGGATCCCGAGCGGTACACCGTCATCCCCGTGGGCATCACCCAGGATGGCGCGTGGGTGCCGGGGCAGTCGGATACCGCACAGCTTCGCGCCGAGGGTCGGACAATGCCCACGGTGGAGGATCAGGGCACGCACCTGATGCCGGTGCTGGGCCAGGCTGCCGGTGAGCCGGGGGAGCTGCGTGTGGTGACCGGTCAGCAGGCCGGCGAGACGTTCGCTTCCTTTGACCTGGTCTTTCCCGTGCTGCACGGAGTCAATGGTGAGGACGGTACCGTGCAGGGACTGCTGGACCTGGCGGGCATTCCCTATGTGGGCAACAGGGTTCTCGCCTCCGCCGCGGGCATGGACAAGGTGTTCACCAAACGCCTGGCCCGCGTGGCGGGGATTCCCGTCGGCCAGGAGATCGTGCTGGAGCAGCAGCGGCCGCTGACCGCCGAGGAGCAGGAGCAGCTAGGTCTGCCCGTGTTCGTCAAGCCCGCCCGCGGTGGCTCATCCATTGGCATCAGCAAGGTCGATCGCTGGGAGGACGTCGATGCGGCCATTGACCTGGCCTTCGCCCACGACTCGAAGGTGCTGATCGAGTCCATGATTCATGGCCGGGAAGTGGAGTGCGGCGTGCTGCAGCACCCTGATGGCTCCCTGGTCGCGTCCGTTCCGGCGATGCTGGAAGGTACGGAAGATGGCGCGGAGGGATTTTATGGATTCGACGCCAAGTATGTCGACTCGACAGTCTCCGCCTCCATTCCGGCCCCGTTGACCGAGGAGGATACGCGGCAGGTTCAACAGTGGGCGATCGAAACCTTCCGGGCACTCGGCTGCGAGGGCTTGGCTCGAGTGGACTTCTTCGTGACGAAAAACGGCCCCGTGCTCAACGAGATCAATACCCTGCCTGGATTCACCCCGATCTCCATGTACCCGCAGATGTTCCTGGCTCAAGGTATGGAGTACGAGCAGCTGCTGGACACGCTGATCCAGCGCGCTCGCGTGGCCCGCTAG
- the leuD gene encoding 3-isopropylmalate dehydratase small subunit, with product MEKFTTHTGVAAPLQRSNVDTDQIIPAVYLKRVTRTGFEDGLFAAWRKNEDFVLNQEPYKNASVLVAGPDFGTGSSREHAVWALMDYGFRVVLSSRFADIFRGNSGKAGLLAAKLEQEDIELIWKLLEQTPGMEVTVNLEDRIVSVGENVFPFEVDDYTRWRLMEGLDDIGLTLRDEEAISHFEAERASFKPKTL from the coding sequence ATGGAAAAATTCACTACTCACACTGGCGTTGCCGCGCCGTTGCAGCGCAGCAACGTCGATACCGACCAGATCATCCCAGCTGTCTACCTGAAGCGCGTCACCCGCACCGGATTTGAAGACGGCCTGTTCGCGGCCTGGCGCAAAAACGAAGACTTCGTGCTGAACCAAGAGCCATACAAGAACGCATCCGTGTTGGTGGCGGGCCCAGACTTCGGTACCGGCTCCTCCCGCGAACACGCTGTGTGGGCGCTGATGGACTACGGATTCCGTGTGGTGCTCTCCTCCCGCTTCGCGGATATTTTCCGCGGTAACTCCGGCAAAGCAGGCCTGCTGGCAGCGAAGCTGGAGCAGGAGGACATCGAGCTGATCTGGAAGCTGCTGGAGCAAACTCCCGGCATGGAGGTCACGGTGAACCTGGAGGACCGCATTGTCTCCGTGGGAGAGAACGTGTTCCCCTTCGAGGTTGATGACTACACGCGCTGGCGCCTGATGGAAGGCCTGGATGACATCGGGCTGACCTTGCGGGATGAAGAGGCTATTTCTCACTTTGAGGCTGAGCGTGCGTCCTTCAAGCCAAAAACCCTGTAA
- the leuC gene encoding 3-isopropylmalate dehydratase large subunit, translating to MTNEPLTLAEKVWRDHVVSPGDNGGPDLLYIDLHLVHEVTSPQAFDGLRQAGRPVRRPDLTIATEDHNVPTVGVTTGNLLEIQEPTSRLQVSTLRDNAKEFGIRLHPMGDIEQGIVHQVGPQLGLTQPGMTVVCGDSHTSTHGAFGSIAMGIGTSEVEHVLATQTLPLKPFKTMAIEVSGELQPGVTSKDLILSIIAKIGTGGGQGYIIEYRGEAIEKLSMEARMTICNMSIEAGARAGMIAPDQTTFDYLEGRPHAPKGEEWDKAVEYWKSLRTDEDATFDTVVEIDGSALTPFVTWGTNPGQGLPLSESIPQLEDFTNDSDRAAAESAMEYMGLTPGTPLRDIAIDTVFLGSCTNARIEDLRIAAEVLKGRTVSNDVTMLVVPSTARVKAQAEEEGLDKIFEAAGAQWRTAGCSMCLGMNPDQLQPGERSASTSNRNFEGRQGKGSRTHLVSPPVAAATAVLGHLASPADLEPVASASN from the coding sequence TCGTATCCCCCGGTGACAACGGCGGGCCAGACCTTCTCTACATCGACCTGCACCTCGTCCACGAGGTGACCTCTCCCCAGGCCTTCGACGGACTGCGCCAGGCAGGCCGCCCCGTACGCCGCCCGGACCTCACCATCGCCACTGAAGACCACAACGTTCCCACTGTCGGAGTGACGACCGGCAACCTGCTGGAAATCCAGGAGCCCACCTCCCGGCTTCAGGTCTCTACCCTGCGCGATAACGCGAAAGAATTCGGCATTCGCCTGCACCCCATGGGCGACATCGAGCAAGGCATTGTCCACCAGGTGGGACCACAGCTGGGCCTGACACAACCCGGCATGACGGTAGTGTGCGGTGACTCCCACACCTCCACCCACGGCGCCTTCGGCTCCATCGCTATGGGCATCGGAACCTCCGAGGTTGAGCACGTCCTGGCTACCCAAACCCTGCCCCTGAAGCCCTTCAAGACCATGGCTATCGAGGTCAGCGGTGAACTGCAGCCGGGCGTGACCTCCAAGGACCTGATCCTGTCCATCATCGCCAAGATCGGAACCGGCGGTGGCCAAGGCTACATCATCGAGTACCGCGGCGAAGCTATCGAAAAGCTCTCCATGGAAGCCCGCATGACCATCTGTAACATGTCCATCGAGGCAGGCGCACGCGCCGGCATGATCGCACCGGACCAGACCACCTTTGACTACCTGGAAGGCCGCCCGCACGCGCCGAAGGGCGAAGAGTGGGACAAGGCCGTGGAGTACTGGAAGTCCCTGCGCACCGACGAGGACGCCACGTTTGACACCGTGGTGGAGATCGACGGTTCGGCACTGACTCCCTTCGTGACCTGGGGAACCAACCCAGGCCAGGGCCTGCCACTCAGCGAATCCATCCCGCAGCTGGAAGACTTCACGAACGATTCCGACCGTGCAGCCGCAGAGTCCGCTATGGAATACATGGGACTCACGCCGGGAACGCCACTGCGCGACATTGCCATTGACACGGTGTTCTTGGGGTCCTGCACCAACGCGCGGATCGAAGACTTGCGCATCGCCGCGGAGGTGCTGAAGGGACGCACGGTGTCCAACGACGTGACCATGCTGGTTGTTCCGTCCACCGCGCGCGTGAAGGCTCAGGCAGAAGAGGAAGGTCTGGACAAGATCTTCGAAGCCGCTGGTGCACAATGGCGTACCGCCGGATGCTCGATGTGCCTGGGCATGAACCCAGATCAGCTCCAGCCAGGGGAGCGTTCCGCATCCACATCCAACCGAAACTTCGAAGGCCGACAGGGCAAGGGCTCCCGCACTCACCTGGTGTCCCCACCAGTGGCGGCTGCCACGGCAGTGCTTGGCCACCTGGCATCACCTGCGGACCTGGAGCCGGTCGCGTCGGCATCCAACTAA
- a CDS encoding NUDIX hydrolase: MISHNGTGDLSTSIALAHHEVGHVSRIGSKPAQEFAKPTFAAGALLWRIADRTADGGKDEELEVAVVHRPHYDDWSLPKGKVDAGENLTGTAVREIFEETGLRPRLGWLLGFVKYPVKDRTKVVYYWTAQVLSGEFVANDEVDELRWLPAAQAAELVSYDLDREVILSGVDHVTRQCDRRVILIRHAKAHDRKGWGGDDNLRPLAKKGRRQAELLVPQLTGYQPDAIVSAEPDRCQHTAQPLADALGLDVQVDPRFGDAAFEENPEAVVEALIDTVTSAPLKSVTAIVSQGTAIPGILERLLDPEVLVVDDIRVKKASAWVLHFSGDKLVGADYLASPFPVK; the protein is encoded by the coding sequence GTGATTTCCCACAACGGGACCGGCGACCTATCCACCTCCATTGCTTTGGCACACCACGAAGTTGGCCATGTGTCCCGCATTGGATCGAAACCAGCACAGGAATTCGCGAAGCCCACCTTCGCAGCCGGTGCACTCCTCTGGCGCATTGCCGACCGCACAGCCGACGGAGGTAAAGACGAGGAGCTCGAGGTAGCGGTAGTCCACCGTCCTCACTACGACGACTGGTCGCTGCCTAAAGGAAAGGTGGACGCGGGCGAAAACCTCACGGGTACCGCAGTCCGTGAGATCTTCGAGGAAACAGGATTGCGCCCGCGCTTGGGCTGGCTGCTGGGCTTCGTGAAGTATCCCGTGAAGGACCGTACGAAGGTGGTCTACTACTGGACCGCGCAGGTACTCAGTGGTGAATTCGTGGCCAATGATGAGGTAGACGAACTGCGGTGGCTTCCCGCCGCCCAGGCTGCCGAGTTGGTGAGCTACGACCTGGACCGCGAGGTCATCCTGTCGGGCGTGGATCATGTCACCCGCCAGTGTGATCGCCGCGTGATCCTCATTCGCCACGCCAAAGCTCATGATCGCAAAGGCTGGGGCGGGGACGATAACCTCCGCCCGCTGGCGAAAAAGGGACGCCGCCAGGCGGAATTGCTAGTTCCACAACTCACGGGCTACCAGCCTGATGCCATCGTCTCGGCCGAGCCCGACAGGTGCCAGCACACCGCGCAACCGCTGGCCGACGCCCTGGGGTTGGATGTCCAGGTGGATCCTCGCTTTGGCGATGCGGCTTTCGAGGAGAACCCGGAGGCGGTTGTCGAGGCACTGATTGACACGGTCACCTCCGCGCCGCTGAAGTCTGTGACTGCCATCGTGTCTCAAGGCACTGCCATCCCAGGCATCCTGGAGCGACTGTTGGATCCTGAGGTGCTGGTAGTAGACGATATTCGCGTGAAAAAGGCCTCCGCGTGGGTGCTCCATTTCTCTGGAGACAAGCTGGTGGGCGCGGACTATTTGGCCTCCCCGTTTCCGGTGAAGTAG